The proteins below are encoded in one region of Takifugu rubripes chromosome 1, fTakRub1.2, whole genome shotgun sequence:
- the hdac4 gene encoding histone deacetylase 4 isoform X5, with the protein MSSHSLSGGLSNNERPLGALKPAAVNHLVDVSAAALPMQVPPAATAILPMDLRVDHHHNHQQQPTFGLVSQPHPTPPSSTACPTSSEPGRCSVINHQEQQLQQELVALKHKQQLQRQLLIAEFQRQHEQLSRQHEIQLQEHIKHQQDLLALKHQQELLEHQRKIEQQRHEQELEKQQREYKLHQLKNKDRGQESAIASTEVKMRLQEFVLNKKKALAQRNLNHCLPSDPRYWYGKTQHSSLDQSSPPQTALSAYTHPMLGTYDSKDDFPLRKTASEPNLKLRSRLKQKVTERRSSPLLRRKDGPIPSAKKRSLDVADSACNSAPGSGPSSPNNSSSNIPSENGITISSSPGEASLLQRLAAREGSVSHLSLYTSPSLPNITLGLPATGPAASVVSGHKDGDSRLTLPALQQGIPLTSPFLPPTHLPSYLTSSALDREAPGGGAAGAHNPLLQHMVLLEQGHSPMGLGGLPLQSPSVSKLARGHRPLGRTQSAPLPQQQCGQAQALQQLVVQQQHQQFLEKHKQQFQQQQHIISKIMSKPTDQVSAVSSSPSGPARQHQSHPEETEEELREHQGLPSSSSPPTPSSLPVKEAGPMRSVVIKQEPVDPQEVEEKEQRERQAEKDFLFRQQALLLEQQRIHQLRNYQASMEAAGLPVSFAGHRPLSRAQSSPASASFPIVVPESTTKPRFTTGLVYDSLMQKHQCMCGNTTIHPEHAGRIQSIWSRLQETGLRAHCECIRGRKASLEELQTIHSEAHVLLYGTNPLRQKLDCSVSPMFVRLPCGGIGVDSDTIWNEVHSSTAARLAVGSVAELVFKVASGELKNGFAVVRPPGHHAEESAPMGFCYFNSVAIAAKLLQQRLSVRKILIVDWDVHHGNGTQQAFYADPGILYISLHRYDDGNFFPGSGAPDEVGSGAGVGFNVNMAFTGGLEPPMGDVEYLAAFRTVVMPIANEFAPDVVLVSSGFDAVDGHASPLGGYKLTAKCFGYLTRQLMGLAGGRVVLALEGGHDLTAICDASEACVSALLGNEIHLEFNEN; encoded by the exons GTGGCTTGTCCAACAACGAGCGGCCTTTGGGAGCTCTTAAACCCGCTGCAGTCAATCACCTTG TGGACGTGAGCGCAGCAGCACTGCCCATGCAGGTGCCCCCCGCAGCTACAGCCATCCTCCCCATGGACCTGCGTGTAgaccaccaccacaaccaccagcagcagcctaCCTTCGGCCTGGTTTCCCAACCCCATCCAACGCCACCATCCTCCACAGCTTGTCCCACATCGTCTGAGCCGGGCAGGTGCTCAGTCATCA accaccaggagcagcagctgcagcaggagctggtggCTCTCaaacacaagcagcagctgcagagacagcTACTGATCGCCGAGTTCCAGAGGCAGCACGAGCAGCTGTCGCGCCAGCATGAGATCCAGCTGCAAGAGCACATCAAG CACCAACAGGACCTACTAGCACTCAAGCACCAACAGGAGCTTCTGGAGCACCAGAGGAAGATTGAGCAGCAGCGTCATgaacaggagctggagaagcagcagcgggAATACAAACTCCATCAGCTCAAGAACAAGGACAGGGGCCAGGAGA GTGCCATCGCCAGTACGGAGGTTAAGATGCGACTCCAGGAGTTTGTGCTGAACAAGAAGAAAGCCCTGGCTCAGCGAAACCTAAACCACTGTCTGCCCAGTGACCCGCGCTATTGGTATGG AAAAACCCAGCACAGCTCTCTGGACCAGAGCTCTCCTCCCCAAACAGCACTGTCAGCATACACCCACCCAATGTTGGGCACGTACGACTCAAAAGATGACTTCCCTCTCCGCAAAACAG CATCTGAGCCCAACCTGAAACTTCGCTCCCGGCTAAAGCAGAAGGTGACAGAGCGCCGCAGTAGCCCTCTGCTTCGGAGGAAAGACGGTCCCATTCCTTCTGCCAAGAAGCGCTCGCTGGACGTTGCTG ACTCTGCGTGCAACAGTGCACCAGGCTCAGGTCCCAGCTCTCCCAACAACAGCTCCAGTAACATTCCCAGTGAGAACGGGATCACCATTTCCAGCAGCCCCGGAGAG gccTCCCTGCTCCAGAGGCTGGCTGCGAGGGAAGGGTCAGTCAGCCACCTCTCTCTCTacacctccccctctctgcccaaCATCACCCTGGGATTGCCAGCCACCGGTCCTGCTGCTAGC GTGGTGTCGGGACACAAAGACGGTGACAGTCGCCTGACGTTACCTGCGCTGCAACAAGGAATTCCCCTcacctctcccttcctcccccccacccacctgcccTCTTATTTAACGTCCTCGGCTCTGGACAGAGAGGCGCCCGGAGGGGGTGCTGCTGGCGCTCACAACCCCCTCCTGCAACACATGGTACTGCTGGAGCAGGGTCACAGTCCAATGG GCCTGGGAGGCCTCCCGCTACAATCGCCTTCCGTCTCCAAACTGGCACGAGGCCACCGTCCTCTGGGCAGAACCCAGTCGGCCCCCCTGCCCCAGCAGCAGTGCGGCCAGGCCCAGGCcctccagcagctggtggtccagcagcagcaccagcagtttctggaaaaacacaaacagcagttccaacagcagcagcacatcatcAGCAAG ATCATGTCCAAGCCCACGGACCAGGTCTCAGCTGTGAGCTCCAGCCCATCAGGACCGGCCCGGCAACACCAGAGTCACCCAGAGGAAACggaagaggagctgagagagcACCAGGGGCTCCCCTCTTCCTCGTCGCCCCCAACACCATCGTCATTGCCTGTGAAGGAGGCGGGGCCAATGAGGAGCGTGGTGATAAAACAAGAACCTGTGGACccacaggaggtggaggagaaggagcagagggagagacaggccGAGAAGGACTTCCTCTTTAGACAG CAGGCTCTGTTGTTGGAGCAGCAGCGGATCCACCAGTTGAGGAACTATCAGGCCTCTATGGAAGCAGCTGGGTTACCGGTCAGCTTCGCCGGCCACCGCCCCCTGTCCAGGGCCCAGTCTTCTCCAGCCTCCGCCTCCTTCCCCATCGTAGTGCCCGAGTCCACGACCAAGCCTCGATTTACCACAG GTCTGGTCTACGATTCTCTCATGCAGAAGCATCAGTGTATGTGTGGTAACACCACCATTCATCCGGAGCACGCTGGCCGCATTCAGAGTATCTGGTCCCGGCTTCAGGAAACGGGTCTCAGGGCACACTGTGAG TGTATCCGTGGCAGAAAGGCttctctggaggagctgcagacgaTCCACTCTGAAGCCCACGTCCTGCTGTACGGCACCAACCCACTGCGGCAAAAACTTGACT GTTCAGTGAGTCCAATGTTTGTGAGGTTGCCATGTGGAGGCATAGGG GTGGACAGTGACACCATCTGGAACGAAGTCCATTCGTCCACCGCGGCCCGTCTGGCGGTCGGTTCGGTGGCGGAGCTGGTTTTCAAAGTGGCATCGGGCGAACTGAAG AACGGTTTCGCCGTCGTTCGACCGCCTGGACATCACGCCGAGGAGAGTGCGCCAAT GGGGTTCTGTTACTTCAACTCGGTTGCCATAGCGGCcaagctcctgcagcagaggctcAGTGTCAGGAAAATCCTCATTGTGGACTGG GATGTTCACCATGGCAATGGCACCCAGCAGGCGTTCTACGCAGACCCTGGTATTCTGTACATTTCACTGCACCGCTACGATGATGGCAACTTCTTCCCTGGCAGTGGAGCGCCGGACGAG GTGGGCAGCGGAGCAGGTGTGGGCTTCAACGTGAACATGGCCTTTACGGGAGGACTGGAACCCCCCATGGGTGATGTAGAGTACCTGGCTGCGTTTAG